From Pelosinus fermentans DSM 17108, the proteins below share one genomic window:
- a CDS encoding helix-turn-helix domain-containing protein, with amino-acid sequence MNYVDIGLRLRHIRGKISQKDFGIQFDVSKSYINNVEHGSKPSLEFLIKVAVAFDASLDWILLGRQSLLSELSPSTEGVQSAIPKENLLRNELLHIFDNLPPAVQPVILGAVKTILQHSPEK; translated from the coding sequence ATGAATTATGTAGATATAGGCTTACGATTAAGGCATATCCGTGGTAAGATCAGCCAAAAAGATTTTGGCATTCAATTTGATGTATCTAAATCCTATATAAATAATGTTGAACATGGTTCAAAGCCAAGCCTTGAATTTCTTATCAAAGTTGCTGTCGCTTTTGATGCATCATTAGATTGGATTCTATTAGGAAGGCAATCGCTGCTATCCGAACTTAGTCCAAGTACTGAGGGTGTACAATCTGCAATACCAAAAGAAAACCTCCTGCGCAATGAACTACTTCATATTTTTGATAATCTTCCTCCTGCTGTTCAACCTGTAATTCTCGGAGCTGTAAAAACCATCTTACAACATTCCCCAGAAAAATGA
- a CDS encoding PAAR-like protein: MTLITLNIKDSQSMVNIGSMGKCKNKKKAPCVPAPSGEWQCGKDSVGIDNTPALLNTSIIPCGNGGVIKIVADGQ, translated from the coding sequence CTGACCCTGATTACCTTAAATATTAAAGATAGCCAGTCTATGGTCAATATCGGCAGTATGGGGAAGTGTAAAAATAAAAAAAAGGCCCCTTGCGTACCCGCGCCCAGCGGAGAGTGGCAATGCGGTAAAGACAGTGTAGGTATTGACAATACTCCGGCGCTTCTCAACACCTCTATAATTCCTTGTGGCAACGGCGGCGTTATTAAAATTGTAGCCGATGGACAATAA